From Lysobacter auxotrophicus, the proteins below share one genomic window:
- a CDS encoding SDR family NAD(P)-dependent oxidoreductase, translating into MQLQSARAIVTGGVSGLGLAVAQHLVAHGGKVALFDVNDEKGTAAVAELGEANARYFKTDVTSEAGVVENVKAARDFLGGLNVTVNCAGILGAGRVLGREAAMPLSQFQSTVMVNLVGSFNVAKAAAELMQHNEAGDDGERGVIVNTASVAAYEGQIGQAAYSASKGGVVAMTLPMARELSRFGIRVMTIAPGVFWTPMVDGMPESVQQSLAASIPFPSRLGQPKEFADLVAYILGNTYLNGETIRLDGATRLAPK; encoded by the coding sequence ATGCAACTTCAATCCGCCCGCGCCATCGTCACCGGTGGCGTTTCCGGCCTTGGCCTCGCCGTCGCCCAGCACCTGGTCGCCCACGGCGGCAAGGTCGCGCTGTTCGACGTGAACGACGAGAAGGGCACCGCCGCCGTCGCCGAACTGGGCGAGGCCAACGCGCGCTACTTCAAGACCGACGTCACCAGCGAAGCCGGCGTCGTCGAGAACGTCAAGGCGGCGCGCGACTTCCTCGGCGGCCTGAACGTCACCGTCAACTGCGCCGGCATCCTCGGCGCCGGCCGCGTGCTCGGCCGCGAGGCCGCGATGCCGCTGTCGCAGTTCCAGTCGACGGTGATGGTCAACCTCGTCGGCAGCTTCAACGTCGCCAAGGCCGCGGCCGAACTGATGCAGCACAACGAAGCCGGCGACGACGGCGAGCGCGGCGTGATCGTCAACACCGCCTCGGTGGCCGCGTACGAGGGCCAGATCGGCCAGGCCGCATACTCCGCTTCGAAGGGCGGCGTGGTCGCCATGACCCTGCCGATGGCGCGCGAACTGTCGCGTTTCGGCATCCGCGTGATGACCATCGCCCCGGGCGTGTTCTGGACGCCGATGGTCGACGGCATGCCCGAATCCGTGCAGCAGTCGCTTGCCGCCTCCATCCCGTTCCCCTCACGCCTGGGCCAGCCGAAGGAGTTCGCCGACCTGGTCGCGTACATCCTCGGCAACACGTATCTCAACGGCGAGACGATCCGCCTGGACGGCGCTACGCGGTTGGCGCCGAAGTAA
- a CDS encoding DUF2388 domain-containing protein gives MKRSALLLALALMAATPAAFASSFAGTSAGSSAGGSSASSGASSDSSSGKDDKVVQAAREDAASFVASNGAIRGAQLEAALHHLREQVPQAREASDLELAQAILAQ, from the coding sequence ATGAAGCGTTCCGCCCTGCTGCTTGCTCTCGCCCTGATGGCCGCCACGCCGGCCGCCTTCGCCTCCAGTTTCGCCGGTACGTCGGCGGGCTCGTCCGCCGGCGGCAGCTCGGCGTCCAGCGGCGCCAGCTCCGATTCGAGCTCCGGCAAGGACGACAAGGTGGTGCAGGCCGCGCGCGAGGACGCCGCCAGCTTCGTCGCCAGCAACGGCGCGATCCGCGGCGCGCAGCTGGAAGCGGCGCTGCATCATCTGCGCGAGCAGGTGCCGCAGGCGCGCGAGGCCAGCGATCTCGAACTGGCGCAGGCCATCCTCGCGCAGTGA
- the serA gene encoding phosphoglycerate dehydrogenase gives MSPTTSFPKSDIRVLLLEGVAPTAVESFRNAGYSNIQLYDKSLPADLLQQEIAQAHIVGIRSRTQLTAEVLSHARRLMAIGAFCIGTNQIDLDAAELAGIPVFNAPYSNTRSVAELVVAEAIMLMRGIPQKSAQCHRGGWSKSAAGSHEVRGKTLGIVGYGHIGTQVGVIAEALGMQVIFHDIETKLALGNARMALGLDDLLERSDIVTLHVPETPATQGMFGAAQVTKMKPGAHLINASRGTVVDIESLAGALASGAIGGAAIDVFPVEPQGNADPFVSPLIGLDNVILTPHIGGSTLEAQENIGLEVAAKLIRYSDNGSTLSAVNFPEVTLPEHTGSTRLLHIHRNVPGVLSQVNDVFSRLGVNIDGQFLRTHPKVGYVVIDVTATQEQAAQVREELARIAGTLRTRVLY, from the coding sequence GTGAGCCCGACGACCTCGTTCCCGAAGTCCGACATCCGCGTGCTGCTGCTCGAAGGCGTCGCGCCGACCGCCGTGGAAAGCTTCCGCAACGCCGGCTATTCGAACATCCAGCTCTACGACAAATCGTTGCCGGCCGACCTGCTGCAGCAGGAGATCGCGCAGGCGCACATCGTGGGCATCCGCTCGCGCACGCAGCTGACCGCCGAGGTGCTGTCGCACGCGCGCCGCCTGATGGCGATCGGCGCGTTCTGCATCGGGACCAACCAGATCGACCTGGACGCCGCCGAACTGGCCGGCATCCCGGTGTTCAACGCGCCCTACTCCAACACGCGCAGCGTCGCCGAACTGGTGGTCGCCGAGGCGATCATGCTGATGCGCGGCATCCCGCAGAAGAGCGCGCAGTGCCATCGCGGCGGGTGGTCCAAATCCGCCGCCGGCAGCCACGAGGTGCGCGGCAAGACGCTGGGCATCGTCGGCTACGGCCACATCGGCACGCAGGTCGGCGTGATCGCCGAGGCGCTCGGCATGCAGGTGATCTTCCACGACATCGAAACCAAGCTGGCGCTCGGCAACGCGCGCATGGCGCTGGGCCTGGACGACCTGCTCGAACGCAGCGACATCGTGACGCTGCACGTGCCGGAAACGCCGGCGACGCAGGGCATGTTCGGCGCGGCGCAGGTCACGAAGATGAAGCCGGGTGCGCACCTGATCAACGCCTCGCGCGGCACCGTGGTGGATATCGAATCGCTGGCGGGTGCGCTTGCATCCGGCGCCATCGGCGGCGCGGCCATCGATGTGTTCCCGGTCGAGCCGCAGGGCAATGCCGACCCGTTCGTCTCGCCGCTGATCGGCCTGGACAACGTGATCCTCACGCCGCACATCGGCGGCAGCACGCTGGAAGCGCAGGAAAACATCGGACTGGAAGTGGCGGCCAAGCTGATCCGCTACAGCGACAACGGTTCGACGCTATCGGCGGTGAACTTTCCCGAAGTGACGCTGCCCGAACACACCGGCAGCACGCGCCTGCTGCACATCCACCGCAACGTGCCGGGCGTGCTGTCGCAGGTGAACGACGTGTTCTCGCGACTGGGCGTGAACATCGACGGCCAGTTCCTGCGCACGCACCCGAAGGTGGGCTACGTCGTCATCGACGTCACCGCCACGCAGGAACAGGCCGCGCAGGTGCGCGAGGAACTGGCGCGCATCGCGGGAACGCTGCGGACGCGCGTCCTGTATTGA
- a CDS encoding DUF4105 domain-containing protein — MNAVTGRRGTFRGGLVSLVLATVAWSGGAHASLNLDPTGLSPQERLATQGLLDEAQARLPARMRALADRDIAVRWDALDADVHGHAGRAELQLNRGLLAPMVAGDAAAHRAALAAMLHELAHFHDRIDGVSRDPRFLDLAGWQVRATRFNTRVAGRVRENRFVERSPDPYELTRPSEYFAVNVEHYLLDPQYACRRPAMQRYLEERLGASKASASCANDLLYVDAGEGEGGALAAIDPSRVYAIEYLLAEGNAQPMSRWGHSMLRLVVCAPGRPPGPDCRLDLSHHRVLSFRAFVDDVRISSWRGLAGRYPSRLFVLPMQQVVDEYTKVELRGLRSVPLRLSRGEIAAVLERAAQLHWSYDGRYYFLGNNCAAETWKLLHDSVPRLAGQGIGSITPTGLLRRLQNAGVADASVFDDRDGALRLGYRFESQRAYFDQLYASARTALSLPSRTVTQWMDLAPEQRRPWIERADLRTSAALLILEQAAQRRTLAQVRETLKRRYLASDRNEGDAPDVVRRLMQESAYLGRPSRLLDGSGYGIPQADERAALEARSATLRADLQSMRAALEQGAREWMGPQRRERLDGIAANSELLGKRLRALHAEQGGLRLP, encoded by the coding sequence GTGAATGCAGTGACCGGCCGCCGCGGAACCTTTCGCGGCGGCCTCGTTTCGCTCGTGCTGGCGACGGTGGCGTGGAGCGGCGGCGCCCACGCATCGCTGAACCTCGATCCGACCGGTCTGTCGCCGCAGGAACGCCTCGCCACGCAGGGGCTTCTGGATGAGGCACAGGCGCGATTGCCGGCGCGCATGCGTGCGTTGGCCGATCGCGACATCGCCGTCCGCTGGGACGCGCTGGATGCCGACGTGCATGGCCACGCCGGCCGGGCGGAACTGCAGCTCAACCGCGGACTGCTCGCCCCGATGGTGGCCGGCGATGCGGCGGCGCACCGGGCGGCGCTCGCGGCGATGCTTCACGAACTCGCGCATTTCCACGACCGCATCGACGGCGTGTCGCGCGATCCGCGCTTCCTCGACCTCGCCGGCTGGCAGGTGCGCGCGACGCGCTTCAACACGCGCGTGGCCGGGCGCGTGCGCGAGAACCGCTTCGTCGAGCGCAGCCCCGATCCGTACGAGCTGACCCGGCCGTCGGAGTATTTCGCCGTCAACGTCGAGCACTACCTGCTCGATCCGCAATACGCCTGCCGCCGCCCGGCCATGCAGCGGTATCTGGAAGAACGGCTCGGCGCGTCGAAGGCGAGTGCGTCCTGCGCGAACGACCTGCTTTACGTCGATGCAGGCGAAGGCGAGGGCGGCGCGCTGGCGGCGATCGATCCCTCGCGCGTCTACGCCATCGAGTACCTGCTCGCGGAAGGCAATGCGCAACCGATGAGCCGATGGGGCCACAGCATGCTGCGCCTGGTGGTGTGCGCGCCGGGTCGTCCGCCCGGACCCGATTGCCGGCTCGACCTGTCGCACCATCGCGTGCTGTCGTTCCGCGCGTTCGTCGACGACGTGCGGATTTCCAGTTGGCGCGGGCTCGCCGGGCGTTATCCGTCCCGCCTGTTCGTGTTGCCGATGCAGCAGGTCGTCGACGAGTACACGAAGGTCGAACTGCGCGGCCTGCGATCGGTGCCGTTGCGGTTGTCGCGCGGGGAGATCGCCGCCGTGCTGGAACGGGCCGCGCAGCTGCACTGGAGCTACGACGGCCGCTACTACTTCCTCGGCAACAACTGCGCCGCCGAAACCTGGAAACTGCTGCACGACAGCGTGCCGCGGCTCGCGGGGCAGGGCATCGGCAGCATCACGCCCACCGGGCTGCTGCGCCGGCTGCAGAACGCCGGCGTGGCCGACGCGTCGGTGTTCGACGATCGCGACGGTGCCCTGCGCCTGGGCTACCGATTCGAATCGCAGCGCGCGTACTTCGACCAGCTCTACGCATCCGCCCGAACGGCGCTTTCGCTGCCGTCTCGCACGGTGACGCAGTGGATGGATCTCGCGCCCGAACAACGCCGGCCGTGGATCGAGCGCGCCGACCTGCGTACCAGCGCCGCGCTGCTGATCCTCGAGCAGGCGGCACAGCGGCGCACGCTCGCGCAGGTGCGCGAGACGTTGAAGAGGCGCTATCTCGCGTCGGATCGCAACGAGGGCGACGCGCCCGACGTCGTGCGTCGCCTGATGCAGGAAAGCGCGTATCTGGGCCGACCGTCGCGCCTGCTCGATGGCAGCGGTTACGGCATTCCGCAGGCCGACGAGCGCGCGGCGCTGGAGGCGCGAAGCGCCACCCTGCGTGCCGATCTGCAATCGATGCGGGCCGCACTCGAGCAGGGTGCACGCGAATGGATGGGCCCGCAGCGCCGCGAGCGCCTCGACGGCATCGCCGCCAATTCGGAACTGCTGGGCAAACGGCTGCGTGCGTTGCATGCGGAGCAGGGTGGTTTGCGGTTGCCGTAA
- a CDS encoding FAD-binding oxidoreductase translates to MTDPRPLDARLERLQTQVPGLRLTTDPADAEHYGRDWTRRWTPAPLAVALPGSVDEVAAIMRWAVEEDVAIVPSGGRTGLSGGAVAANGELVLSLERMNRVLDFDLVDRTLTVQAGIALEAVHNAAREHGLVYPVDFAARGSCSIGGNIATNAGGIRVIRYGNTREWIAGLKVVTGNGDVLELNRALIKNSSGYDLRQLMIGSEGTLGIVVEATLRLTDPPPPTNVMLLALPSFEMLMQVFAAFRERLTLEAFEFFTDRALRHVLAHGAQKPFDEVHPFYVVTEFAVGDEAEDAAAMAAFEYCLENGLVSDGVISQSDAQAAQLWRLREGITESLAKYKPYKNDVSVRISAMPAFLAETQALLAREYPQFEVVWFGHIGDGNLHINVLKPDDADYAVFVDQCEHVTQLLSDALARHGGSISAEHGIGLVKKPYLLGTRSAAEIEAMRGIKRVLDPKGLLNPGKVFDA, encoded by the coding sequence ATGACCGATCCGCGTCCCCTCGATGCCCGCCTGGAACGCCTGCAGACGCAGGTGCCGGGATTGCGGCTGACCACCGATCCGGCCGATGCCGAGCACTACGGCCGCGACTGGACGCGCCGCTGGACGCCCGCCCCGCTGGCCGTCGCACTGCCGGGCTCGGTGGACGAGGTCGCGGCGATCATGCGCTGGGCCGTCGAGGAAGACGTCGCCATCGTGCCGTCGGGCGGACGCACCGGGTTGTCGGGCGGCGCGGTGGCCGCGAACGGCGAGCTCGTGCTCAGCCTGGAACGGATGAACCGCGTGCTCGATTTCGACCTCGTGGATCGCACGCTCACCGTGCAGGCCGGCATCGCGCTGGAGGCGGTGCACAACGCGGCGCGCGAACACGGGCTGGTGTATCCGGTGGATTTCGCCGCCCGCGGTTCGTGTTCCATCGGCGGCAACATCGCGACCAACGCCGGCGGCATCCGCGTGATCCGCTACGGCAACACGCGCGAGTGGATCGCCGGGCTCAAGGTCGTGACCGGCAACGGCGACGTGCTCGAGCTCAATCGCGCGCTGATCAAGAACTCCAGCGGTTACGACCTGCGCCAGCTGATGATCGGTTCCGAGGGCACGCTCGGCATCGTGGTCGAGGCGACGCTGCGGCTGACCGATCCGCCGCCGCCGACCAACGTCATGCTGCTGGCGCTGCCGTCGTTCGAGATGCTGATGCAGGTGTTCGCCGCATTCCGCGAGCGCCTGACGCTGGAGGCGTTCGAGTTCTTCACCGACCGCGCGCTGCGCCACGTGCTCGCGCATGGCGCGCAGAAGCCGTTCGACGAGGTGCATCCGTTCTACGTGGTCACCGAGTTCGCGGTCGGCGACGAGGCGGAGGACGCCGCGGCGATGGCGGCGTTCGAATACTGCCTGGAGAACGGGCTGGTCAGCGACGGCGTGATCAGCCAGAGCGACGCGCAGGCCGCGCAGCTGTGGCGCCTGCGCGAAGGCATCACCGAAAGCCTGGCGAAGTACAAGCCGTACAAGAACGACGTGTCGGTGCGGATCTCGGCCATGCCGGCGTTCCTGGCCGAAACGCAGGCGCTGCTGGCGCGCGAGTACCCGCAGTTCGAGGTGGTCTGGTTCGGCCACATCGGCGACGGCAACCTGCACATCAACGTGCTCAAGCCGGACGATGCGGACTACGCCGTGTTCGTTGACCAGTGCGAACACGTGACGCAGCTGCTGTCCGATGCCCTGGCTCGCCATGGGGGCAGCATCTCGGCCGAGCACGGCATCGGCCTGGTGAAGAAGCCCTATCTGCTGGGCACGCGTTCCGCCGCGGAAATCGAGGCGATGCGCGGGATCAAGCGCGTGCTCGATCCGAAGGGGCTGCTGAATCCGGGGAAGGTATTCGACGCCTGA
- the yeiP gene encoding elongation factor P-like protein YeiP has product MKAYDVKKGNVVEYNNAVYQIRDIERSSPQGRGGNVKFRFTMYSVPGGTKLDVSMGAEDELKEVELSRRQATFSYKDGDAFVFLDDEDYTPYTLDADVVGDLAGYIVADLTGCYVQIIDDAPVALQLPQSVAIEVIETPPELKGGTATKRPKPAKLSTGIEIMVPEYIGNGERVLVNTTTGEFAGRAD; this is encoded by the coding sequence ATGAAAGCCTACGACGTAAAGAAAGGTAACGTTGTCGAGTACAACAACGCGGTCTACCAGATCCGCGACATCGAGCGCAGCTCGCCGCAGGGTCGCGGCGGCAACGTCAAGTTCCGCTTCACGATGTACAGCGTGCCGGGCGGCACCAAGCTCGACGTGAGCATGGGCGCGGAAGACGAGCTGAAGGAAGTCGAACTCAGCCGCCGCCAGGCGACGTTCTCCTACAAGGACGGCGACGCGTTCGTGTTCCTCGACGACGAGGACTACACGCCGTACACGCTGGACGCCGACGTCGTGGGCGACCTGGCCGGCTACATCGTGGCCGACCTCACCGGCTGCTACGTGCAGATCATCGACGACGCGCCGGTCGCGCTGCAGCTGCCGCAGAGCGTGGCGATCGAAGTGATCGAGACCCCGCCGGAACTCAAGGGCGGCACCGCCACCAAGCGCCCGAAGCCGGCGAAGCTGTCGACCGGCATCGAGATCATGGTCCCGGAGTACATCGGCAACGGCGAACGCGTGCTGGTGAACACGACGACGGGCGAGTTCGCCGGTCGCGCGGACTGA
- a CDS encoding NUDIX hydrolase, whose amino-acid sequence MDTSASSSQIASLRDALVSYARRWPEEEAVARSFAAFLDQAPTVFERIHLEGHFTASSWLVDRSGTRALLTHHRKLERWLQLGGHADGDRDLAAVALREAEEESGLTDLHVEPEIFDLDRHWIPERGDVPGHWHWDVRYVVHAQGSEDYVVSEESHDLAWRPVDEILADPSSDESMRRMAGKWKARSQPR is encoded by the coding sequence TTGGACACTTCCGCATCGTCTTCGCAGATCGCCTCGCTGCGCGACGCGCTGGTTTCGTATGCGCGGCGCTGGCCCGAAGAGGAGGCGGTCGCGCGTTCGTTCGCGGCGTTCCTCGACCAGGCGCCGACGGTGTTCGAGCGCATCCACCTGGAAGGGCACTTCACCGCGTCGTCGTGGCTGGTCGATCGCAGCGGCACGCGCGCGCTGCTCACGCATCACCGCAAGCTCGAGCGATGGCTGCAGCTCGGCGGTCACGCCGACGGGGATCGCGACCTGGCCGCCGTCGCGTTACGCGAGGCGGAAGAAGAGTCCGGGCTGACGGACCTGCACGTGGAGCCGGAGATCTTCGATCTGGATCGCCACTGGATCCCCGAGCGCGGCGACGTCCCCGGCCACTGGCACTGGGACGTGCGTTACGTGGTGCACGCGCAGGGCAGCGAAGACTATGTCGTCAGCGAGGAATCGCACGATCTCGCGTGGCGTCCGGTCGACGAGATCCTCGCCGATCCGTCCAGCGATGAATCGATGCGGCGCATGGCAGGAAAGTGGAAGGCGCGGTCGCAACCGCGCTGA
- a CDS encoding GNAT family N-acetyltransferase — MVRQFHSDERIEWNEPGVRSAMQALIGDAANGKLVLMELDGELAGYLVVGFCFSLEFGGRFGLLDELYVLPAHRGGGIGKRALEEVESLCIAAGLECVRLEVSDDNEHAREIYRRRGYTLHPRRLMSKRLK; from the coding sequence GTGGTCCGGCAGTTCCATTCGGACGAACGCATCGAATGGAACGAGCCCGGCGTCCGTTCGGCGATGCAGGCACTGATCGGCGACGCAGCGAACGGGAAGCTCGTGCTGATGGAACTCGACGGCGAACTCGCCGGCTATCTCGTCGTCGGATTCTGCTTCAGCCTGGAATTCGGTGGACGATTCGGCCTGCTCGACGAGTTGTACGTGCTGCCCGCGCATCGTGGCGGCGGCATCGGCAAGCGTGCGCTGGAGGAAGTCGAGTCCCTCTGCATCGCCGCAGGACTGGAATGCGTGCGGCTGGAAGTCAGCGACGACAACGAGCACGCGCGCGAGATCTACCGTCGGCGCGGCTACACGCTTCACCCGCGGCGATTGATGTCGAAGCGGCTCAAGTAG